A portion of the Cydia strobilella chromosome 5, ilCydStro3.1, whole genome shotgun sequence genome contains these proteins:
- the LOC134741581 gene encoding uncharacterized protein LOC134741581 — MSDTEKSEKSDSTDNRDRSAVNITFDKTGWIYKLSRIELQEYLIEFKIKFDEKQTVDEFRQLLVKYCKNKQNINVSKTKMSHTTHLNLQLQPFDGTKWECFEQQLECCIALNDVPEEKKVPLLLTKITPQVFEILTSLCSTKKPASHSYSELTTILKNKYVQKKSIVLERATFRNRNQLPNEKIEDYMTELRKLASKCQFKDSEDQLKEKFIDGVQSKLIKFELLKADTNQTLEDYITLARTVEAALKETGQKAEVEASVYYQQTNKNKAFKGLQTRRKPSVNKGTRCFCCGGDNHLRSECTLRQKYCSECGQQGHIFKVCPKKKSFKINSIEKEETEEASETLKVDEYQMYYVNKPELQ, encoded by the exons atgtCGGACACTGAGAAAAGTGAGAAAAGTGATTCTACGGACAACAGAGACAGAAGTGCTGTGAACATAACATTTGACAAAACCGGATGGATTTATAAATTGTCAAGAATTGAATTACAAGAATACTTGATTGAGTTTAAAATCAAATTTGATGAAAAGCAAACCGTCGACGAATTTCGGCAATTATTAGTCAAATAttgcaaaaacaaacaaaatataaacgTGAGCAAAACCAAAATGTCACACACAACTCATTTAAATCTACAACTACAACCCTTTGATGGCACTAAATGGGAATGTTTTGAACAACAATTAGAATGCTGTATTGCATTAAACGACGTGCCAGAGGAGAAAAAAGTGCCTCTGTTGTTAACAAAAATAACACCACAGGTTTTCGAAATTTTGACGTCTCTGTGTAGCACCAAAAAACCAGCAAGTCACTCTTATTCGGAGCTTACTAcgattttaaaaaacaaatacgTACAAAAAAAGTCCATTGTTTTGGAACGTGCGACGTTCCGTAATCGGAATCAGCTCCCAAATGAAAAAATAGAGGATTATATGACAGAACTTCGGAAGCTAGCTAGCAAATGTCAATTTAAGGACTCCGAGGatcaattaaaagaaaaattcaTTGACGGTGTGCAGTCCAAACTTATTAAATTTGAATTACTAAAGGCGGATACAAATCAGACATTAGAAGATTACATTACTTTGGCAAGAACTGTAGAAGCAGCATTAAAAGAAACAGGCCAGAAGGCAGAAGTGGAAGCTAGTGTTTACTAtcagcaaacaaacaaaaacaaggcATTCAAAGGACTACAAACAAGAAGGAAACCAAGCGTGAATAAAGGTACTAGGTGTTTCTGCTGCGGGGGTGATAATCACCTGCGTTCAGAGTGTACGCTGCGCCAAAAATACTGTTCGGAATGCGGACAGCAAGGACACATTTTTAAGGTCTGCCCCAAGaagaaaagtttcaaaattaacaGTATAGAGAAAGAGGAAACCGAGGAAGCATCTGAAACCTTAAAAGTGGATGAGTACCAAATGTACTATGTAAAT AAGCCAGAGCTACAATAA